One segment of Panicum virgatum strain AP13 chromosome 3K, P.virgatum_v5, whole genome shotgun sequence DNA contains the following:
- the LOC120699262 gene encoding uncharacterized protein LOC120699262, which yields MGWCASVAQSEKEKSKSAHVDISDDTEERPIGKAAAKTERKGKRKAEQVMDGIVLLGDNITKIIEVTEERKKEREKVTEAQLEISRLNLQAAQEQKEAKLIEAYNYLLVRDTSNMSEEAKASREKTLQKMEKKLFGVFDWREKGGGFAGGLCASLISAEGFAFELLFWCLHQCGEIETIFIYIFILLL from the exons GGGTGGTGTGCATCTGTTGCTCAGTCTGAGAAAGAGAAATCGAAGAGCGCACATGTTGACATTAGTGATGACACCGAAGAACGTCCTATTGGCAAAGCAGCAGCGAAGACAGAACGCAAAGGGAAGCGGAAGGCGGAACAAGTTATGGATGGCATTGTCCTCCTTGGAGATAACATAACCAAAATAATTGAAGTAACAGAAGAGCGTAAGAAGGAGCGTGAGAAGGTGACAGAGGCGCAACTTGAGATCTCAAGGCTTAACCTGCAGGCTGCACAGGAGCAAAAGGAAGCAAAGTTGATTGAAGCTTACAATTATTTGCTGGTTCGAGACACAAGTAATATGTCTGAAGAGGCGAAGGCTAGCCGAGAGAAGACATTGCAGAAGATGGAGAAGAAGCTATTTG GGGTATTTGACTGGAGAGAAAAAGGTGGTGGCTTTGCTGGTGGCCTGTGTGCGAGCCTAATTTCAGCAGAAGGATTTGCATTTGAACTGTTATTTTGGTGCCTTCACCAGTGTGGAGAAATTGAAACAATATTTATctatattttcattttattgctGTGA